The genomic window GGGGATTGATTGATTCGATTCGACTGGCTCCCCCAAAGCGTTCTGCTCAACAGCGTGCTCGCAAGGGCCCCAGTCTTGACGtccatccgtccatccattcaGAGAGAGAGCCAAGCTTGACCCGCAGGGTCTCTCTCCCACgccccccctcctccccccctTCACCAACCTCTTCTGCAAGTCGACCATCCATCCGTCCACTGGGAGAGCTTGCTGAGAAGCCACTGCAAGTCGTCGATTGatggccagcagcagcagcagcccacTGCGGCCAGggagggaaaagaaaaaaaaaaagaccaaCCTCTATTCGCCGCGGTCGGGCATGATCAGTCCAGCTTCTCTCGCCATCATGAGTCGAAGAAAAGTCGGAGGCCACCGGACAGTATGTTTTCCCTGGCTTCTTTTCTGTCTTGTCCGTTCGTCGATAAGGTTGGCCTCGGCTTTGAAATTCTTGGTCCCCCAGGTAGCCAGCCCACGTCCACGTACCTGACTGAGCCCAGCGAGCGAACAGACGGCGACATGGTCCAGAACTTGCCCCCGTTCCGTCGTCGGATCCAGTTCATTTTCGTCCAAGCAAAGCTGGGCTGGTGCTGGTCCAAGTCAGAGCTCGCCAGCACCCAGCCAATCCCGCCGTCCAGGCGGCTGGCTCTTCCAGCCACTCTCCCTGCGTCAGTGCTAGATGCTGTTGATTTCTCATCGAGAGGCTTTATTTCAGTTGTGTAGTCGGCGCCGCAGGGCTTGTGGGAGGGCAGCTGGACGCGGATGATAGGTGCTTGCGCGCCCCGCGCTAAAAAGAGCGACGGGAGAATGCTTCCCCCATGTCTCAAAAGGGTAATGTCCAGATTCCGTGGAATCATCACGGCATCCTACAGCACAGTCgagcacacacacacatagCTCATGAAGCCATGAACGAACCTCTCTTTCTTTCGCAGGGACCGCCGCGCCGCCCCCCCCCTTCGACTATCGTCCCCTTGAGCAGCCCGTAGAGGCTGGGCTTTATCGACCCTAGTGACCAATCCGGCCGTGCTTTCAGTGGCCTAGCGGTCCCAGCATCCACTGACAGGACGGGACGGGAAGTCTCCAGTGATGGCCGGACTCCGCgcacccatccatccaatccatctcAGCGCCCGGGAGCGCCCAGTAACATTGGCCATGGGCGAGCACTGAGCACGACTGGGTTCGTTCAGTTGAGGACGAGCAGGCCAGCCCGGTCGCGAGAAATCGGTCCCGTTTGCTCCTGGAAGGCGACGGATACTGTTCTGCTGGGGCCACCTACGTTGCGGTTGTTGACCTTGAAGTACCTGATACCTGCTGAGGTGGCTCTACTCACAGCCCAAATGCGCTGCAAACTCCCTGCGGGCGCCGTAAATGTCCAAATGGTCACCGGGTCACAGGTACCTTGCCTTAGCCTTGGAAGCCTCCACTCCAGCAAGCAAACTGCTCCAGACCCAAGCCAATCCCAGGGCTTCGCAGCTTGTACACGGTACACGGTACACACCTCTGGTTCCCCAATCCACGccccccttcccttccatggatggatgctttCTTTCCCTGCCCTGCACACCCTGGCTGGTCTTGTCCTCCACCTTTCGACCCTTTCCCCTTTCAggcttcttccccttctcttctctctgctCTGCTACAGTACGTACCATACTGCCGACTGTCGACTCCCTCTGCTTTGGCCTTTTTTCTCGAACCTTTTGGCCCTTTCCGTATCTTCGTcgcctctttcttctcctctcccccacaagcacaagcaccTGCAGCCAAAGCCAGAGTCCGCCCGACCCAGCGGCAAAGCATTCATTCTCTCTTCCTTTGTTCCTCTCATCGGCCGTCCCGCGCAACTGACGACTCTTCTGCCTTCCAGTCCTTTGACTTGACTCTGCTTCCCTTCACTCCCCGCTGGACCAGACCAGACTCGATCCCCACCGTCCCGTCTGTCTGTCCCTTCTCTCCCGACTCTTCGTCGCCCGCTTCTGAATCCATCCGACGGCTCTGCGACGACGATTCAGCCTCCCTGCGCGCGTTAGATTTCCATCCCATCGCCCCACGAGTGAAGGCTTCTATAGAGAGAGCTCCTCAAACATCAAGACACAATGGCTGCGAACACAAAGGTACGACACGACCGACACCCACGGGTAGCGAGCAGCTCTGGTGCACCTGGGAACCTGCTTGTTTGCGGGTCCCGTGCCGGCTGTTTACTGCTGCCCCTTGATGCCATCACCCTCATGTCGCTAACCATCTCGCCGCGCTGCAGTTCCTACGAGAGTACAAGCTCGTCGTTgtcggaggaggtggtgtcGGTAAATCATGCTTGACCATTCAGTTGATTCAGAGCCATTTCGTCGACGAGTATGATCCTACAATCGAAGGTTGGTTGGACACGTGCCCCTGCCATCTGCAACCGCTCGTAACCGCCTATGCTAACGCGTTGAACTCAACAGACTCGTACCGAAAGCAGTGCGTCATCGATGAAGAGGTTGCTCTGCTCGACGTCCTCGATACCGCCGGCCAGGAAGAGTATAGCGCCATGCGAGAGCAGTATATGCGAACCGGAGAGGGATTCCTACTAGTCTATTCCATTACTTCGCGACAGAGCTTTGAGGAAATTACCACCTTCCAGCAACAGATTCTGCGAGTCAAGGATAAGGACTATTTCCCCATGGTCGTTGTTGGCAACAAGTGCGATTTGGAGGGCGACCGAGACGTGTCACGACAAGGTATGCAGCATCACAGGCGCTCGCTTCCATGGCGACACACTAACAGATTTTGCAGAGGGTGAGGCGCTGGCAAGGTCATTCGGCTGCAAGTTCATTGAGACGTCGGCCAAGTCTCGCATCAACGTTGACAAGGCCTTTTTCGATATCGTGCGAGAAATCCGGAGATACAACCGCGAGATGCAAGGCTACTCGaccggcagcggcggcaccACAGGCGCAAACGGCCCACCCAAGCCCATGGATATGGACAACGGCGAGCAAGAGGCTGGATGCTGCGCCAAGTGCGTGCTCATGTAAAGAGGAATGATACGAGAAGGCGATGGAGTGGAGGACAGATTATATCTCGAGACGAGGCGAGACGCGACAGACAGTGTGGTGGACGGGCGAACATCTGCCATGTCGGGGCTCTGTCGAATCCGCGCGACACGATGCAAGGATACAACACGGCCAGCAGACTTCGGAGGGGCATGGAGATGAAAAATGCCGATGGCATGGGATTGGGGAGTCGGGTTCTGGGCTCAGGCACATACGCGCGGGCCTGAATCGGATGCAGCCTACGGACGGAGATGCCCAGCGGCGATACATGGGGCCAAGGAGCCCGGCAAGCCCACGACATGTCATGTCTACGTGAGTGAACAAGCCAGATGGTTCATGCTTGATGACCCATGATCCATGTTACATGGCGCGTGGTTCGGCGTTTCTCTGGAGGCTCGTTATTTTGGACGTTGtggataaaaaaaaaaggaccaTGAATCTAccggaggagagagaagaacCAGATGCCCGGGGGAGAGGAAGCCTCTGCTGCCGATGTCGTTCGTGTACGCAATGGATGCTACCTTACCTGTTTGCCCTTCAGCGCCCCCGAGGACCTCGCGAGAGACCACCCACCCGACTTTTTCCTTGCTTTTTTTGTGTCAGTCAGCACCGGGGAGGATGATTTTTCAAGATCAAGTATGGGTTCTGCAGGCTCTTCCTATATCCATTATTTCATACATGTAATTCTTTCAGTTTcgttccttcttctcttttcctcttttttttaacctatctacctacctacctacctattttCTAGTCCATCTCGAGGTCGGCCTCGTTCTCTCCGGCGGCAATGGTTCAGTCAGACAATTCAAGCAACCCCCTTTTTTTGTGTGTATGTGTTTATCCGTCGACTTTGTCTTTTGCGCTGCGGGCAGCTCGCATTCCGATCATGTCGGATGCTTGGCCATGTGGCTTTCACGTGAAGAGGCAGCGGAATGTTGGATCTCAGATGTTTCGGGCGGCATGATATGATGCTGATGGTTGCTaggggctgggctgggctgggctgttCAAGATCAGTTGAATACGTTGTTTACGCATGTCTGAAAGTTGATCTATTGTCCAGACTTGACCCGTTCCAAATCGCCAAACTCCGAATTCCAAACTATTCAGCACTACGCTTGATCCATTCTCAACTCTGCTCAGCCATCTCCCATCTCTacgtcatcatcaacctcgataACCGTGGAAAGAAAACCAGTAGGCATCATGGTCCTGCTGTACTCTTCTTTATCCTGGTTCACAACCCCTCCGCTACTCATCTCCACATCATCAGGAGGTTCGGTGACCCTGGCGAGGAGATCAGTTATCCGCTCGGCAGTCCTCAGCGCCCCTTTCACAACATCAGGTCTGTTGTGCTCGTCATTCTCTTGGTTCACAACCCATTCGCTACACGTCAGACACGCCCACGCCGTTGGACCACCCTCCTCAAAGTTGTCATGGTCAGCCGACACATTGACCTCGTCGAGCGGCTTGTTTGCCAGGCACCCAGGGCAGACGGGCTTCTTGAAGTATGAGAGCCGCCACTCATGTACCAGCTTGGATTGcttgagcatctcctcgGCGTAGTACAGCCGGTGGTAGCGGCAGAGCCATCCTCCGAAGACCTTGTCTGCGCAGAAGCAGCCAGTACCGGGCTTTGGGTTTGGCCTGAACTCGACGGCATTGTCTGGATCGTTGTCCAGGTTATATATGCCCTTGGGTGCGTCGTCGTTGGCATATGTGCCGTGAACGGTACGGGCCCCAGCATCGTGGTAATCCAGCACGTTCTGGGCCTTGCTGCTGATGTGCCCGGCGCAGTCATGGCATAGATAGGCGCGCATGCCGATCAGGTCCTTCCTTGTGATGGGCTTGTATACTTGGCGAAACAGGTCGTTTATGCTGGCGACGTGGCATTGGTTACAGACGGGGAACTTGTACGGCGGCGTGTTGCTGTGGGCACGGCTCTGGCAATTTATTCGAAATGAGTTTTCTCTGCTGCAGTAGCCAAAGCCACCATCGTTGGGCTCGACGCACCTCTCCATGATCCGCTCTTCAGCTTCCTCGCGAGGAACGTCACGGAGGACGTCACGCAAGGGCACAGGGAGTTTTTGACCTTCAGCCATGTTGAAGACGCGAGGATGAGTCTTGCTGCTGTCTAGATGACGGCGGGCAACATGCCAGTGCGACATGTCGAGATGCTTGAGCGGGTTAAAGACCTTCCAGCGCGAGTTCCTGGACTTGGTGTTATACCGCACCTTTGTTTTCCCGTTCATGGTGAAGCCCAGAAATGGGTTGAAGGGAGCATCGTCGGCGGCTCTGGCATCTTTGGGCGCGCGGCCTGAAGATACGTTACTGCGGCAGAGGATGACCCGACGGGCATTTGCAGGTGGTTCCGGGGAAATGCCCACGGTCGGCTTCATGGACCGTCCGAATGCATGTTCGTCGTTGTTCGCAGGCTGGTGGCGCTGGCGACGCCCAGCCCGACGTTGAGCCCAGTCGGCGCCAACATCCGGCTGAGAACCGTACGTGGATTGAGGTAGTTTAACTTTAGGTGGCCTCAGTTTAGGTGGGCTCCAACCTTTCCGTTCCCGGGCTGGCCGCTTGGGCGGATTGACAGGTTCACCCAGAGGCCGTCGAGTCCGAGTCCCAGGCGTACCTGAACCTGGGTTGGACCTCGTAGCGCTACCGAAAGATGCAGCTTGAACTGGAGGGTTCTTTGGCAGCTCATTTTCCAACTCGACGACGAGGCTGTGGTAAGCATCAAACTGGCAAGGGTTTTGGTAACCGGGCCACATGTCGTTTATCATGTCTCTGAGCTCGCTCCGCCCGATGCTTCCCATGTTCTGCTTGGCGAGGAGGTGACCACCCTGAGCGCCGTGGGGTGGCTTTGCCGGGAATGGAGGTCGGAAGTTCTTGTGGGCGTCGAGGATCAGCTTGTAGCGCTCGAGGCCGTCATTTTCAAAGTTGTCTACAGCGTACCTCTGAGTTGAGGGACCGATCCAGTCCTCGGGCTCAGCCCCTGTTTTCATGGAGGTGATGCCGTCAGCTCCGAACCCCATGGAGAGGTAGTACAGAGGGCCAAGGTTACCGACCTCGGGCCTGGGAAGAGTGTTTTGCTTCTTGTTCCGCTGATAGTCGTCACACTCGGTCTTTTCGCCGTTGATGACGCACGAGTCACAGGGACGTTGGCGATCGCAAGCGCGGTCGTTGACACGACAGTTCTTGCAGGCCGCGAAGGGCATGTGCGGACCAAAGCCGACCTGGCTGAGGCTGTACAGAGGCCAGTAAGTGCGTGTTGTACCAAAGTCGCTGACGCAACCGACACCGATCTGGCTACAGCGCTCGCAGGCATGACCAGTGCGTGCGAGATGGACTTGACACTTGACGTTGCTGAGGATACAAGCGTCGCAGGGTTTTCGCCAGGACGTATGCCTGGTGATGTCGGCCAGGTTCCAGATGATGTCGTAACCCTCGTCGATGGACCAGTCTTCGGGAGGCTTGGCGGTTGGGTTCTCCTGGACAAGGTTGCTCGAGTCGATGCATGACATACCATCGCGTATGCATCTGGAGCACGCCGTGTCGTTCTCCCACTCGGAGCGGTTTTCCAGCCACGAGCACATCTCGAAGTCATGGAGCTTGCCGTCCTCGAGGGCGTGAGCGCGGCACCGGTCGCACGTGTGCCGGTACCACGGCCGCACGGGGGGAAGCTTGTTGGGCCGCACCAGGGGCAGGACCCAGCCGGCGGCGGTGCAGGCGTAGTCGGGCCTACAGTTGGAGCACTTGTATCCGAGGATGGTGTCGGCGTCGCAGGTCTGCTCGAACCCAAACTTGACGCACCGCGTGCATGCCGAGTGGTCCGGGTACATTTCCGGGGCCTCGAGGCCGTACCGCTTGTGTGTGTACTCGTCGCCGTCGACGACGCACACTTGCGACTTGTTGCGCCTCGGGTTCAAGAACCGGTAGTCGGCGCAGTGCTGGCACTCGAGGTGGTACAATTCCTTGCCGCTGCCCTGCACTACTTCAATGTTGCACTTCGCATCCCGGGCGTACATGGCCCTGCCTATTTCGTGGTTGAGGCAAAAGTCGCAAGGCCCCGTGGGGAGATTGCCCTGAGCTGCTGCCAGCGTTATCGTCTTGGCCCGCTTGCTCGCCCGGCCTGACGTGTTGTTGCGCTGCCTCTTTCTGGGCATCTTGAGCCTGCCGTCACAATTCAGGTGCTCGTTTTTCTGGCCTTGGTCGCTTGGGTCATCGCTGTGGACTTCTTCCCTTGGGATGCTGTCCGTTGTCAACTGGATTCCGCCGACCCCACGGATGATATTCCCGGGGATGTTGCTCGGGAACGGGTGAGTAGATGTGGAGACTCCGTCGCCGAGGCCCTGTCTTACGGGGGCCACGGGACCGCCACGGGCCGGCGCCAACCGGTCCGGGAGCGGCAAGTCAGTAAAATGCTGCCGCAGATCCAGCGGAGACGGGTCAACCAGGGTTACAGAGATGGGCGGCGCTGGCCCGGGAAACTGGTCCACCCCGACAAGTTTCGGCAGGAGCCTCCAGTCTTTCGGCTCTCGAGTCGCCGAGCGGCGGTTCGGGCGTGTTATGCCGTGCTTATTGGTGACATCGGGCCCGTTGTTTCTCAAGGGAAACATGATAGGGAGACTCAAGACCCAGACGGGCGAGTCGAGCTGGTAGTGGGTTTATAGAATGACTTTGGACGTGGGTATATACACTGGTTTcaaagatgagatgaggaaTAGAACAAGAGTCAGGGATTGAACCTCGGGAATATAATAATGATCAAATTTTGTTACATTTCGTTGTAAATCTCGAGAGATGGGGCATCAGACTTGATTTTAATCTTGCCATGCCCAAGAGTTTCTTTGTCCTCTTGCATGGAACCCCCCTAACCAACGAGGGACCGTCTTTGTCTCGTCGAGTCTATCCCCCCCCATCTCACTCCTTTCCTTATTTAACCTTCTGTTTCTTTCAACTGGAGAAAATGTGGCTGACCTTGAGGAATCGACTATGCCACATACGAAAGCGACTCCTCCTGCTGAACAAAGAACCCAGGCATCCCTGAATAGCAGGCATCCCTTCATGCGTCACAGTACAGTTTAACCATATGGTTTGCTACTGCTTGACTTGAATGGCTCGACGCTTGAAGCTCACGCCATGTTGGCCTTGCCTGGCTATTGTGGTCGACTCTTggcccatcaccaacactgACTTCCGTGGCCTTCATTATAACTCTTCTTTGTTCAACTTTTTTTATCCTCTCGCTTTTACATCTACACATACTCTTCACATCTCGTTTTGCCTCTGCCCTCTCAATGTCCAggcaatcaatcaatcagtCGTCATCCCCATCCATCGGGCGCCTCCGTGTCGTCAAAGCCCGCAGTCTCTCCCTTCGAGCCCAATATCGTATCGCTATGCCTCCCCATCCATGAGTTCCTGTCCCATTTTTCCCCGGTAAAAAACGCTCAATTATCTTTGATAATCCCACCACCATACATACACGTCTAGTTTCTCTCAAGTCGATCCATCTTCTCATAGCCCTTGCCTGATTACCTCTGGTAATATACCATATAGATAGGTGGGCTTCAACCCTCCTCCCAATCCTCCCATGTCCAGCATTCCCTCCATTTTCCCATTACTGTAGTACCCTGTGCGATCAACCCGAGAACTGGAACCGGGTAGCTTCGAGCTGGCCGAGACCGTCACGGGGTGCCACGTTACGTCGTCTGTACGTGTTGGTAAAGTCCTGTAGGACGGCACGCACGTTCCTGATAGCGCTTGGGTCTCCTgactcgagcttctccttgatcttgaccaTCAACCGGTTCGCCTCCTCTGGGGACACAGTACCCTCGGGCAGGAGCTGTATCGTGTGCGATACCCACTGGTGCGTCTCGGCCGGGAGCAGTTCAAACAGTGCCAGCAAGACACCACTACCGTCTGCGAAGCAGTCACGTGGGAACGTGATCATCATACCCGCCATCACCTGCTTCACCAGGTTCTCTCCAAGTGCAAGCAAGAGGTTCTTGACAATAGTCTTGATCTCAGCCGCCGCAGCCTCGGGAATTCCGTCACTGGTAGCCGGGTTATCGCCTCCGTAAGAGAGAAGGTCCCTCAGGAAGTGCAGCGTCGAAGATAGGGGGTCACGCTGCTCCAGAGTGAGCGCGTAGATGGCTGCCTCAAAAATCGACCTCAACAGGTGAGAGGGGATAAGCTTTTGAGGGTAGTAGAGCAGAGCATCAATCAACAAACGGAAGAAATCATCAATGACATCAGGAAGCTCCTTCGGCTGCAGCTCTGTCATGACCCTCAGGAATGTTGTCGTCTGAGCCTCAAAGAAGGTGTAGATGTTCTCAGTAGTCGCTGGGTCAACGTGCTCTCGGGCTTCGGAAAACTCGCGCAGGATGGCAGAAGTCACCCACAAGAAGCAGCCCTCCCTCGAGTTGTTGAAGCCACTCGCCAACTTGTTTGCCATGTCAGGAAGCATAGGCGCCATTGCTGTGCGGTAAGAGATGACCATGTTACGCCAGCATCTGCAAACGCGCTCACAGATAGGCGTAAAGTTGAGGAAGTTGTCCAATACAGTCGAGAGAATGGGGAACACCTCCTGCCAGTACTTGACAGCAAGGTTCTCCTGGCCTGGGTTGTGAGGCGGCACCACGTTCTGAAcaaagatggtgatgagctGGAGATGATCTGTAAATGGTTAGCTAGTTCCTATCTTCACTTTCATTATTAACTTACCCGCAAGTGCCAActtgccatcctcatcagtgGCATTGTTCGCCTTGGCCATCAGTCGCTGGAT from Fusarium falciforme chromosome 2, complete sequence includes these protein-coding regions:
- a CDS encoding Ras-like protein → MAANTKFLREYKLVVVGGGGVGKSCLTIQLIQSHFVDEYDPTIEDSYRKQCVIDEEVALLDVLDTAGQEEYSAMREQYMRTGEGFLLVYSITSRQSFEEITTFQQQILRVKDKDYFPMVVVGNKCDLEGDRDVSRQEGEALARSFGCKFIETSAKSRINVDKAFFDIVREIRRYNREMQGYSTGSGGTTGANGPPKPMDMDNGEQEAGCCAKCVLM
- a CDS encoding Zn(2)-C6 fungal-type domain-containing protein, whose amino-acid sequence is MFPLRNNGPDVTNKHGITRPNRRSATREPKDWRLLPKLVGVDQFPGPAPPISVTLVDPSPLDLRQHFTDLPLPDRLAPARGGPVAPVRQGLGDGVSTSTHPFPSNIPGNIIRGVGGIQLTTDSIPREEVHSDDPSDQGQKNEHLNCDGRLKMPRKRQRNNTSGRASKRAKTITLAAAQGNLPTGPCDFCLNHEIGRAMYARDAKCNIEVVQGSGKELYHLECQHCADYRFLNPRRNKSQVCVVDGDEYTHKRYGLEAPEMYPDHSACTRCVKFGFEQTCDADTILGYKCSNCRPDYACTAAGWVLPLVRPNKLPPVRPWYRHTCDRCRAHALEDGKLHDFEMCSWLENRSEWENDTACSRCIRDGMSCIDSSNLVQENPTAKPPEDWSIDEGYDIIWNLADITRHTSWRKPCDACILSNVKCQVHLARTGHACERCSQIGVGCVSDFGTTRTYWPLYSLSQVGFGPHMPFAACKNCRVNDRACDRQRPCDSCVINGEKTECDDYQRNKKQNTLPRPEVGNLGPLYYLSMGFGADGITSMKTGAEPEDWIGPSTQRYAVDNFENDGLERYKLILDAHKNFRPPFPAKPPHGAQGGHLLAKQNMGSIGRSELRDMINDMWPGYQNPCQFDAYHSLVVELENELPKNPPVQAASFGSATRSNPGSGTPGTRTRRPLGEPVNPPKRPARERKGWSPPKLRPPKVKLPQSTYGSQPDVGADWAQRRAGRRQRHQPANNDEHAFGRSMKPTVGISPEPPANARRVILCRSNVSSGRAPKDARAADDAPFNPFLGFTMNGKTKVRYNTKSRNSRWKVFNPLKHLDMSHWHVARRHLDSSKTHPRVFNMAEGQKLPVPLRDVLRDVPREEAEERIMERCVEPNDGGFGYCSRENSFRINCQSRAHSNTPPYKFPVCNQCHVASINDLFRQVYKPITRKDLIGMRAYLCHDCAGHISSKAQNVLDYHDAGARTVHGTYANDDAPKGIYNLDNDPDNAVEFRPNPKPGTGCFCADKVFGGWLCRYHRLYYAEEMLKQSKLVHEWRLSYFKKPVCPGCLANKPLDEVNVSADHDNFEEGGPTAWACLTCSEWVVNQENDEHNRPDVVKGALRTAERITDLLARVTEPPDDVEMSSGGVVNQDKEEYSRTMMPTGFLSTVIEVDDDVEMGDG